In the genome of Opitutia bacterium KCR 482, one region contains:
- a CDS encoding ATP--guanido phosphotransferase has translation MVLKIHRKNSAIVMTSRIRLARNLAHTRFSNAASCGELAEVFEKCADALSKTGKFKGGRLVKMSEISDFGKSMLVEERHATRELAGATENAGVYISKDGAASAMINEEDHLRIQAVAKGQRLNALWRTVNSIDDAVEERLEYAFSPNFGYLTACPTNVGTGMRASVMLHLPALSLGGQIEKIVRGLNQLGMVVRGANGEGSDSYGAFFQLSNQQTLGISEEEIIAKIAKFTDKLVEFETNARLKTMQQTPVVIVDKIARSVAILKNCKLIDTAEAVSLLSNIRMAADMGFCKSAGDVIEDVDNAILDIQPAHLQDKFNIRESEASERDAVRAAYLNTFAAGLPEFAAK, from the coding sequence ATGGTCTTGAAAATCCACAGAAAAAACTCCGCAATCGTGATGACTTCGCGCATAAGGCTTGCGCGGAACTTGGCGCACACGCGCTTCTCGAACGCGGCGTCTTGCGGGGAGCTTGCAGAGGTGTTCGAAAAATGCGCCGACGCGCTCTCAAAGACGGGGAAATTCAAGGGCGGCAGGCTCGTAAAGATGTCCGAAATCTCCGACTTCGGAAAGAGCATGCTCGTCGAGGAACGCCACGCAACCCGCGAACTCGCGGGCGCAACCGAAAACGCGGGCGTGTACATTTCAAAAGACGGCGCGGCAAGCGCAATGATTAACGAGGAAGACCACCTCCGCATTCAGGCTGTCGCAAAGGGGCAGCGGCTCAACGCGCTGTGGCGCACGGTAAATTCCATAGACGACGCCGTCGAGGAGCGGCTCGAATACGCGTTCAGCCCCAACTTCGGCTACCTCACGGCGTGCCCGACAAACGTCGGAACGGGAATGCGGGCGTCGGTCATGTTGCACCTTCCCGCGCTTTCGCTCGGCGGCCAGATAGAGAAAATAGTGCGCGGGCTTAACCAGCTGGGAATGGTAGTCAGGGGCGCGAACGGCGAAGGCAGCGACTCTTACGGGGCGTTCTTCCAGCTGTCGAACCAGCAGACGCTTGGAATTTCCGAAGAGGAAATCATAGCAAAAATCGCAAAATTTACCGACAAGCTCGTCGAGTTCGAAACAAACGCGCGGCTGAAAACGATGCAACAAACGCCCGTTGTGATTGTCGATAAGATAGCGCGGTCGGTCGCGATATTGAAAAACTGCAAACTTATAGACACAGCCGAGGCGGTCTCGCTGCTTTCGAACATTCGCATGGCGGCGGACATGGGCTTCTGCAAGTCGGCGGGAGACGTCATAGAAGATGTCGACAACGCAATTCTCGACATTCAGCCCGCGCATTTGCAGGACAAATTCAATATCAGGGAATCCGAGGCGTCCGAGCGCGACGCGGTGAGGGCGGCGTATCTTAACACGTTCGCCGCGGGACTTCCCGAATTCGCCGCAAAATAA
- a CDS encoding UvrB/UvrC motif-containing protein: MATEYKCDICGKPATFHITKIVNGKKVKVHLCSECAEKASLDAANLPLDLFPKLKELEEKIVSAKAANPDSCPTCGASLSEIEKGARFSCPDCYVALGNRLFELFAQMHAATEHKGKTPKTHGANCFASIDNSKKLRDFEEIAGGELFDETLENTLDAFLSETQPVKLNAEVVEDSQPDAQPAEETPGLLQKMLDEAVAEERYEDAADLRDKLKKLSEKNK; the protein is encoded by the coding sequence ATGGCTACGGAATATAAATGCGACATATGCGGCAAGCCCGCAACATTCCACATCACCAAAATCGTAAACGGTAAAAAGGTGAAGGTGCATTTGTGCTCCGAGTGCGCTGAAAAGGCGTCGCTCGACGCCGCAAATCTGCCGCTCGACCTTTTTCCGAAATTGAAGGAACTGGAAGAGAAAATAGTGTCGGCAAAGGCGGCAAACCCGGATTCGTGCCCGACTTGCGGGGCGTCGCTTTCGGAAATCGAAAAGGGCGCGAGGTTCTCGTGTCCCGACTGCTACGTCGCGCTGGGCAACAGGCTCTTCGAGCTTTTCGCCCAAATGCACGCAGCGACGGAGCACAAGGGCAAGACGCCGAAAACGCACGGCGCAAACTGCTTTGCGTCGATAGACAACTCCAAAAAACTGCGCGATTTCGAGGAAATCGCGGGCGGCGAGCTGTTCGACGAAACGCTCGAAAACACGCTCGACGCGTTCCTGTCGGAAACGCAGCCCGTAAAGCTCAACGCCGAGGTTGTGGAGGATTCGCAGCCCGACGCCCAACCCGCGGAGGAGACTCCCGGACTCTTGCAGAAAATGCTCGACGAAGCCGTCGCCGAGGAGCGGTACGAAGACGCCGCCGACCTGCGCGACAAGCTCAAAAAACTGTCCGAAAAGAACAAATAA